From the Macaca nemestrina isolate mMacNem1 chromosome 7, mMacNem.hap1, whole genome shotgun sequence genome, one window contains:
- the LOC139364391 gene encoding golgin subfamily A member 6D-like isoform X3 yields the protein MQVNLLELQGQVLWLVGDHNEGHDKFLTTVQSPADQAALGAPIPQELGSSWLSLTDSVESAPGEAREGSPHHNPTAQQIVQLLPLTQDSPGAPRLGQQPLHAILFTVPRSGR from the exons ATGCAA GTGAACCTGCTGGAGCTGCAGGGACAGGTGTTGTGGCTTGTGGGCGACCACAATGAGGGGCACGACAAATTCTTGACCACTGTCCAGAGCCCTGCTGATCAGGCCGCTCTAGGAGCCCCAATCCCCCAGGAGCTTGG ATCTTCGTGGCTGAGCCTCACTGACAGCGTGGAGTCTGCACCAGGAGAGGCCAGAGAGGGTTCTCCCCACCACAACCCCACGGCACAGCAGATCGTGCAGCTGCTTCCTCTAACGCAGGACTCTCCAGGAGCACCGAGGCTTGGGCAGCAACCCCTGCATGCCATTCTTTTCACCGTGCCGAGATCAGGGAGATAA
- the LOC139364391 gene encoding uncharacterized protein isoform X2, with translation MALPGEEEMEEGIWTVRRRRHLGPCRTSLRTGRAWRSGEPDFPCPYFVTFLAGPSQIPLCSWFPCLLISVDFHSFWEPVVKHHFTCDQQVHTLSPKGRGCAPPPCPGCSVYVPTRILISCLQVAFFNDAGASAQEEQRVCCQPLAHPVASSQRTPGTGEQLYGGQGGPEGAWGETRASIHPPLGTDTIRKYTSQGAVPKMWHLERRTSSGWPRTRRCK, from the exons ATGGCTCTCCCTGGGGAAG AAGAGATGGAGGAGGGCATCTGgacagtgaggaggaggaggcaccTCGGCCCATGCAGGACATCCCTGAGGACCGGGAGAGCCTGGAGGTCAGGTGAGCCTGACTTTCCCTGCCCCTACTTTGTCACCTTCCTCGCTGGTCCCTCCCAGATCCCCTTATGTTCTTGGTTTCCCTGCCTTCTGATTTCTGTGGACTTTCACTCCTTCTGGGAGCCAGTGGTCAAACACCATTTCACCTGTGACCAACAGGTGCACACTCTGAGCCCCAAGGGAAGGGGCTGTGCTCCACCTCCCTGCCCCGGTTGTTCTGTGTATGTCCCTACAAGAATACTCATCTCTTGCCTTCAGGTGGCATTTTTCAACGATGCTGGAGCCAGTGCCCAGGAAGAGCAAAGGGTGTGCTGCCAGCCCCTGGCTCACCCAGTGGCTTCATCCCAGAGGACCCCAGGGACTGGGG AGCAACTTTATGGAGGACAAGGTGGACCTGAAGGAGCATGGGGAGAAACTAGAGCTTCGATTCATCCACCTCTTGGGACAGACACCATAA GAAAGTACACCAGCCAGGGGGCCGTGCCAAAGATGTGGCACTTGGAGAGGAGGACATCATCAGGCTGGCCCAGGACCAGGAGATGCAA GTGA
- the LOC139364388 gene encoding golgin subfamily A member 6-like protein 4, which produces MMSEKTRQGKFTAAKKKLKEYWQRKSPGVPAGANRKKKINGSSPDTAASGGYRSPGDSATGVYGEGPVSSTNLKDLQVHTLKEEKKHEIHRVQKLGRSLFKLKHQRAEPRAPDSPGGPSEVEQLQDETKHLRKELESLGRQLQAEVENNQMLSLLNRRQEERIREQEERIHEQEERLSGQEERIHEQEEKLHEQEERLSRQEERIHEQEERIHEQDERIREQEWLPEQERLLEEVKKLLEQERWEEEEEKLLEHERLLNQVEKLLEEERLREHDEKLREEERLPEQERLLEQVEKLLEQERWQEEQERLLDQGRLLDQVEELLEQERLREQDERLREQERLLEQVEKLLERDRQQEEQKRLLEEEQLLDQVEELLEQERLREQDQRLWEQETLRELERLRELERMLELGWEALYEQQAEPHSSFEEPNNENKSALQLEPQVKELKTLGELRDTVTSDPSKKGWEAGTSLWGREAPGQRQLQPGGR; this is translated from the exons ATGATGTCAGAAAAAACACGACAGGGAAAATTCACCGCAGCCAAGAAAAAG TTAAAAGAATATTGGCAGAGGAAGAGCCCTGGCGTTCCAGCAGGAGctaacaggaaaaagaaaatcaatggcaGTAGCCCTGACACCGCCGCTTCTGGTGGTTACCGCTCACCTGGGGAT TCAGCAACAGGTGTCTACGGGGAGGGCCCTGTGTCATCTACTAACCTGAAAGATCTGCAG GTTCACACattgaaggaggagaagaagcatGAGATACATCGGGTACAGAAGCTTGGGAGGAGCTTGTTCAAACTCAAACACCAGAGGG CTGAACCCAGGGCCCCAGATTCCCCAGGAGGGCCCTCTGAGGTGGAGCAGCTACAAGATGAGACCAAACACCTAAGGAAGGAGCTGGAGAGTCTGGGAAGACAGCTCCAGGCCGAGGTGGAAAACAATCAGATGTTGAGTCTCCTGAACAGGAGACAGGAGGAGAGGATAcgtgagcaggaggagaggatacatgagcaggaggagaggctatctgggcaggaggagaggatacatgagcaggaggagaagctacatgagcaggaggagaggctatctaggcaggaggagaggatacatgagcaggaggagaggatACATGAGCAGGATGAGAGGATACGGGAGCAGGAGTGGCTGCCAGAGCAGGAGAGGCTGCTGGAGGAGGTGAAAAAGCTGTTGGAACAGGAgagatgggaggaggaggaggagaagctgcTAGAGCATGAGAGGCTGCTGAACCAGGTAGAGAAGCTCCTGGAAGAGGAGAGGCTGCGGGAGCATGATGAGAAGCTGCGGGAGGAGGAGAGGCTTCCAGAGCAGGAGAGGCTGTTGGAGCAGGTGGAGAAGCTATTGGAACAGGAGAGGTGGCAGGAGGAACAGGAGAGGCTGCTGGACCAGGGGAGGCTGCTGGACCAGGTGGAGGAACTGTTGGAACAGGAGAGGTTGCGGGAGCAGGATGAGAGACTGCGGGAGCAGGAGAGGCTGCTGGAGCAGGTGGAGAAGCTTTTGGAACGGGACAGGCAACAGGAGGAGCAGAAGAGGCTGCTGGAGGAGGAGCAGCTGCTGGACCAAGTGGAGGAGCTGCTGGAACAGGAGAGGCTGCGGGAGCAGGATCAGAGGCTGTGGGAGCAGGAGACACTGCGGGAGCTGGAGAGGCTGCGGGAGCTGGAGAGGATGCTGGAGCTGGGGTGGGAAGCCCTCTACGAGCAGCAGGCGGAGCCACACAGTAGCTTCGAGGAGCCG aacaatgagaacaagagCGCACTGCAGTTGGAGCCTCAAGTAAAGGAGCTGAAGACGCTGGGCGAGCTGAGAGACACGGTAACCTCTGACCCATCCAAGAAGGGCTGGGAGGCGGGCACCAGCCTCTGGGGAAGGGAGGCGCCAGGCCAGAGGCAGCTGCAACCTGGGGGCAGGTGA
- the LOC139364391 gene encoding golgin subfamily A member 2-like isoform X1, protein MALPGEEEMEEGIWTVRRRRHLGPCRTSLRTGRAWRSGEPDFPCPYFVTFLAGPSQIPLCSWFPCLLISVDFHSFWEPVVKHHFTCDQQVHTLSPKGRGCAPPPCPGCSVYVPTRILISCLQVAFFNDAGASAQEEQRVCCQPLAHPVASSQRTPGTGEQLYGGQGGPEGAWGETRASIHPPLGTDTIRKYTSQGAVPKMWHLERRTSSGWPRTRRCKSSWLSLTDSVESAPGEAREGSPHHNPTAQQIVQLLPLTQDSPGAPRLGQQPLHAILFTVPRSGR, encoded by the exons ATGGCTCTCCCTGGGGAAG AAGAGATGGAGGAGGGCATCTGgacagtgaggaggaggaggcaccTCGGCCCATGCAGGACATCCCTGAGGACCGGGAGAGCCTGGAGGTCAGGTGAGCCTGACTTTCCCTGCCCCTACTTTGTCACCTTCCTCGCTGGTCCCTCCCAGATCCCCTTATGTTCTTGGTTTCCCTGCCTTCTGATTTCTGTGGACTTTCACTCCTTCTGGGAGCCAGTGGTCAAACACCATTTCACCTGTGACCAACAGGTGCACACTCTGAGCCCCAAGGGAAGGGGCTGTGCTCCACCTCCCTGCCCCGGTTGTTCTGTGTATGTCCCTACAAGAATACTCATCTCTTGCCTTCAGGTGGCATTTTTCAACGATGCTGGAGCCAGTGCCCAGGAAGAGCAAAGGGTGTGCTGCCAGCCCCTGGCTCACCCAGTGGCTTCATCCCAGAGGACCCCAGGGACTGGGG AGCAACTTTATGGAGGACAAGGTGGACCTGAAGGAGCATGGGGAGAAACTAGAGCTTCGATTCATCCACCTCTTGGGACAGACACCATAA GAAAGTACACCAGCCAGGGGGCCGTGCCAAAGATGTGGCACTTGGAGAGGAGGACATCATCAGGCTGGCCCAGGACCAGGAGATGCAA ATCTTCGTGGCTGAGCCTCACTGACAGCGTGGAGTCTGCACCAGGAGAGGCCAGAGAGGGTTCTCCCCACCACAACCCCACGGCACAGCAGATCGTGCAGCTGCTTCCTCTAACGCAGGACTCTCCAGGAGCACCGAGGCTTGGGCAGCAACCCCTGCATGCCATTCTTTTCACCGTGCCGAGATCAGGGAGATAA
- the LOC139364391 gene encoding uncharacterized protein isoform X4, whose amino-acid sequence MQDIPEDRESLEVRWHFSTMLEPVPRKSKGCAASPWLTQWLHPRGPQGLGSNFMEDKVDLKEHGEKLELRFIHLLGQTP is encoded by the exons ATGCAGGACATCCCTGAGGACCGGGAGAGCCTGGAGGTCAG GTGGCATTTTTCAACGATGCTGGAGCCAGTGCCCAGGAAGAGCAAAGGGTGTGCTGCCAGCCCCTGGCTCACCCAGTGGCTTCATCCCAGAGGACCCCAGGGACTGGGG AGCAACTTTATGGAGGACAAGGTGGACCTGAAGGAGCATGGGGAGAAACTAGAGCTTCGATTCATCCACCTCTTGGGACAGACACCATAA